In the Colletotrichum lupini chromosome 1, complete sequence genome, one interval contains:
- a CDS encoding phosphoglycerate dehydrogenase: protein MAPSAIEKITSTVSSFASDRLRILVPEKVSSDGLALLKDKYDVDNRAGLSPEELIEAIPNYHALIVRSETKVNADVLAAGRKLRVVARAGVGVDNIDVHAATNQGIIVVNSPSGNIVAAAEHTIALLLATARNVGRADTTMKDGKWERGKLVGVEVGNKTLGIIGLGKVGMKVARMAIGLGMKVKAVDPYASAEIAGQANVELVADLKSLLPIVDFLTIHTPLMASTLDLLKEEEFQQMKKTARVLNVARGGVYNEAALLRALDAGWIAGAGLDVFTAEPPGAESTASQLTRHPKVVATPHLGASTVEAQENVSMDVCTQVAEILRGGLPTAAVNAPLIMPEEYRKLQPFVRLIEKMGGLYTQHFVGSRGGMIGGRKFELIYQGDLAGISNTRPLYAALVKGLVSSISDSGGRDVNIVNASLTAKEKGIIISETHSGEAKNAVYASLVTLRSHGADGEQVIEGYVSGQSIYISKLDRFSATFQPHGTMLVLHNYDEPGKIGGVGMVLGQHGINITFMQVASLDGEERKAEGGNEALMILGVRGEISGKVVDGLQREEGILNVSLVRL, encoded by the coding sequence ATGGCTCCTTCTGCAATCGAGAAGATCACGTCGACGGTGTCCTCCTTCGCGTCTGATAGACTCCGCATCCTTGTTCCTGAGAAGGTTTCCTCAGATGGTCTTGCACTCCTGAAAGACAAATACGATGTTGACAACCGCGCGGGGTTGTCTCCCGAAGAGCTCATCGAAGCGATTCCCAACTACCACGCACTGATTGTACGGTCCGAGACGAAGGTGAATGCGGATGTACTTGCTGCTGGCAGAAAGCTCCGCGTCGTTGCACGAGCCGGCGTGGGCGTGGACAACATTGACGTCCACGCAGCAACAAATCAGGGTATCATTGTCGTCAACTCGCCTTCTGGCAACATCGTTGCCGCTGCTGAGCACACGATTGCCCTTCTCCTCGCCACGGCTCGCAATGTCGGCCGCGCAGATACCACAATGAAGGATGGAAAGTGGGAGAGAGGCAAGCTTGTTGGTGTCGAAGTTGGCAACAAGACCCTCGGTATTATCGGCCTCGGCAAGGTGGGAATGAAGGTTGCCCGAATGGCCATAGGCCTCGGCATGAAAGTGAAGGCGGTTGATCCGTATGCCAGTGCAGAGATTGCCGGCCAGGCCAACGTCGAGCTGGTAGCTGATCTCAAGAGTCTATTGCCGATTGTAGACTTCTTGACCATTCACACTCCGCTGATGGCAAGTACACTCGACTTGCTGAAAGAGGAGGAGTTCCAGCAAATGAAGAAGACTGCTAGAGTCCTCAATGTTGCGAGAGGCGGCGTGTACAACGAAGCAGCGCTTCTTCGTGCGTTGGATGCGGGATGGATCGCCGGAGCTGGTCTCGATGTATTCACGGCAGAGCCACCAGGCGCCGAGTCGACAGCGTCTCAGCTGACCCGGCACCCCAAGGTGGTCGCCACCCCTCACCTGGGAGCCTCTACTGTCGAGGCTCAAGAGAACGTTTCGATGGACGTCTGTACGCAGGTGGCCGAGATCCTCCGCGGTGGATTGCCAACAGCAGCCGTCAATGCACCGTTGATCATGCCGGAGGAGTATCGCAAGTTGCAACCGTTTGTGCGTCTTATCGAAAAGATGGGCGGGCTCTATACGCAGCACTTTGTCGGTAGTCGAGGGGGTATGATTGGTGGCCGGAAGTTCGAGCTCATCTATCAGGGCGACCTGGCGGGCATCTCCAATACACGACCGTTGTACGCCGCGCTGGTAAAGGGGCTTGTTTCATCCATCAGCGACTCAGGCGGCCGAGATGTCAACATCGTGAACGCCAGCCTGACGGCTAAGGAGAAAGGCATCATCATCAGCGAGACGCACAGCGGGGAAGCGAAGAACGCAGTGTATGCCAGCTTGGTGACGCTCCGCTCACACGGCGCAGATGGCGAGCAGGTCATCGAGGGATACGTGTCGGGGCAGAGCATCTACATCTCGAAGCTAGACCGATTCAGCGCAACTTTCCAGCCGCACGGAACGATGTTGGTGCTGCACAACTATGACGAGCCGGGCAAGATTGGCGGTGTCGGTATGGTGCTGGGCCAGCATGGGATCAATATCACCTTCATGCAGGTGGCCAGCTTGGACGGCGAGGAGAGGAAGGCAGAAGGAGGCAATGAGGCATTGATGATACTGGGCGTAAGAGGAGAGATAAGCGGTAAAGTGGTGGATGGCTTGCAGCGAGAAGAGGGTATCTTGAACGTGAGCTTGGTAAGGTTGTGA